Within Coffea arabica cultivar ET-39 chromosome 4e, Coffea Arabica ET-39 HiFi, whole genome shotgun sequence, the genomic segment aaaggtgtattgaaaattgtaatgatgttgtaaacaaataaaattgaagaaataatgctcaatccaaaatattataaaaatttttgtcaaGATGCcttgacccaaaaattttttttttttcaccttttgCGTGTTTGTAAAAGTTGAATGTCAAatgtgttttttatttttatttttctataccGATTCAAATTTTGACTCATACTTATAGCAAAAGTTACAAGCACCATTCTCATTGATCTAAACTAAAATAAGCCCAGCTAGtaattttgtttacttttcctatttgcctcttttttttcctGTGTATAATTTCCGGCTACCCCGTTTCCTGAATCAGCAGCAACATATGCAACTTGAGTTGGAATCCGTCAATACTTAGTTATGCTATAATAATATTGAACTCTGCAAGGGTACATACTAGATTCAATTCCATGCCAATTTTGACACtttctttgtcaaattttttattttggttgacCTTTATCAGATTATATAGTGCCCTATTCAAATTAATCTTCATGCAACACAACTTTTCGGGTCTCTCCCTTTCTCAACCAAAACACAAAATGGATATCTTTGGTTTGGGATGCTTTGATGGGCGCCGGGCTATgacaacttaaaaaaaaaataaagtggtGTCAGTCAGCCCGGCACCTGacaacttttaaaaaaaaaaattggtgtgACAGCCCGGCACCCATAGATTTATACAACCCCCATGCCAGAACCGTAGTTGtctgaccttttttttttacgtcTATATTCTGATCAATTAGCCGAAAGAAAGTAGAAACTGACCTGCAAGTCATGTGTATGCAGCCCTGATTTTTTTCGACGTAGTATTTGCATCTAGGACATCTGTTCCAACTTTTCGCCTTGGCAAGCTCCCTCAGCATAAGATCTTCCCTTCCTCTTTCATCCTGATTCAGCCTGAGGAGCTCTTCACAATCAACCCCAGGATGCCACGGCACATGACATCGAGCACAAAACAATCTCCGACAAACAGGACACTCGGATTCCCTAATAACTTCATCGCTATCTCTCACCAACATCGCCGAACAATCCTTAAAAGGACAATAAAACTTCTGAGATGCATCAACCATTGCATCACAAAGCATCTCATCCCACTTTTCCAATACATCTTTAGGCATAAAAGACCTACAAGAATCAAACTCAATCGCCCTCCCACAATTCACTGCAGGGCACCTGATACCGTGTACATTGTACTCAAGTCTGGCTGCAACATGTTTGCTAATGCATTCGTTACAGAACACGTGGCCGCAACTTTGAATCGTGAACATCTGATCACTTTCTTTTCTATCcacacaaatttcacaaaaactcAGTGAAGATTCGCCCGATTCTGCTGTCACTGCTTCCTCTGCCTGTTCTACTTTAAAACTcgctgatgatgatgatgatgcagCATTAGCAGCAATATTAAGTGTCGAATAACCCTGAGACGGTTCTGGGAGCATCGAAGCCACTAGAGCTTCTTGCAACTGCAATCCTTCAGCATACTTCACATCTGATACGGGAAAAATCTGATCATCTTCCGAATCTAATTCATCCGTCTCACGAAAAAGTGCAGACAAGTAAAAATCATCACAGGAGAGATCCAATAATGCCGGTTCTTGAGCCATAACGCATAAGAAACAAGGGAATTTTTTGTCTATGAAGGAATTAGGATGAAGTAAACTACTAGAAAATGGGGGTTTTGGATAGGAAATGAGTAATATGTAGATTCTTCAGATGGCTTACCTTGGAAGCAGCCTTCTCTTATTGGAATTCCGGGAGTTTGTTTGTGACTCGTCTTTTCGGTGTCTTTATCTTCGACATTTTGACTTCAAGTCAAGCCAATTTGAAAGATGTTCCGTACAATTACAATTGGATTATTTCCTACAATTTGTTATCAAATCGAGCGTATAAGTTCAAGTAACCGCGTTACTTTCGGCTTTATCAAAATTTCCGACAAGCCCTTTTTATCGTGCTTGCGTTCAAACTTTCCGTGGCATTAACTTATGGTGGGAATTTGTGATTTGCATTTCtccaaaaactttttttttttttttgggtaatacAATACAAAAACTCATAGGTTGCAAACTTAGGTCTCGTTTCGCAAGTCAATTTCttggatatttatctaaaattttactgtagaagatgtagaaaaaatttttgaagtgtataaatacttggatattttgaagtgtataatttaaaaagtttgagaagttttttgaaattactgtaattaaagttgttaaaaaacttatagCAGAGAAACTTAACCAAAAACTTGCTTGTCAAACAAGGCCTTAGATGgtcggaaaaaaaaagaaggaaaatataCCTTCCTTTCGGAAAAACTCTTTTCGCGACTCTGAAAAGCGTACACcgcactttttcttttctttttttttggctctcCAATGGTTTAACAACTAGGCCTAGTGTTTTTCAAATCTAATAATTAGTACCGCTTTATACTTTGGGTGAAAGTGCAAGATGAAGGCACGTTTTCGAGAGTCACCCACCGAATGTTGTGTGGGTTTTCTAAGTTGATTACTATTTTGTCACTTTCATTTATACAAATTTACCCTCTAGTGGGTTaagaaaatgagaagaaaaaaaagtttagaaGTGGAACTGAAAACAAACTTTACGAGTGCCGTTAATTCTTCAAAATTCTCGTGCAAGTGAACCAATAACTAATTCATTGCAATGGGACGAACATGGCTAACACGAAACAATTACTCCTCtaactgaaaaaagaaaatcactcaggaaaaaaaataaaataattgccTCATGAAATAGTAGTgattgtcttttcttttttcagagAAATTCCACCAAGCATatgaaaattggacaaagtcTTGGTAAGATTTACAGATATTTTGTCTCTCTTCTTCCGAAAGGGCAGCTAAATCGACAATCACACACCATAATCGGCAGCTGTAGAGCCTTGTCTGCAGTTGTGCTGCATCAAAAATCCAGATGTTTTTGCGCTATAATGTCCTCTAGATTAGCTGCCAATTTGCTgttgcctttgcttattttggCACGCCAGCAGCTAGTCTTGCTCTCAAGTCCTTTCTCAAGATTTTGCCAGATGGTGACTTCGGAATGGCATCAACAAAAAACACACGGTTTATTCTCTTGTAGAATATCACCTGCTCACCACGGAAAACAGCAAAAAAGAACACCAATTTAATGGCCTGAAAGCAGCAAAAACTCAAAAACAACGATTGAATATCCAGCTTTACTATAATGGAATGACCTGTTTCTTGATATATTCCTTAATTTCATCCTCGGTGATATTGGAATCTTTTGATTTCACAA encodes:
- the LOC113741618 gene encoding E3 ubiquitin-protein ligase RSL1-like; this encodes MAQEPALLDLSCDDFYLSALFRETDELDSEDDQIFPVSDVKYAEGLQLQEALVASMLPEPSQGYSTLNIAANAASSSSSASFKVEQAEEAVTAESGESSLSFCEICVDRKESDQMFTIQSCGHVFCNECISKHVAARLEYNVHGIRCPAVNCGRAIEFDSCRSFMPKDVLEKWDEMLCDAMVDASQKFYCPFKDCSAMLVRDSDEVIRESECPVCRRLFCARCHVPWHPGVDCEELLRLNQDERGREDLMLRELAKAKSWNRCPRCKYYVEKNQGCIHMTCRCGFQFCYACGEPWSSTHGGCQQT